From Vogesella sp. XCS3, the proteins below share one genomic window:
- a CDS encoding pilin: MLFARFFTTLLFATSASVAAAQPSGCEPFAVQPDFTRVWQACQELVAVLPQQQLPPRLDCAVLQGEAATRCMAFRHATETLMQQPAYAAAYAHYRNKAAVLAAWVETLPLRMALASYHAEHGHLPAALAGLGQPQAAWQHASAVALLPNGEIVVSLPATVVAGGELRLLPQQDDVGLLTYRCQGRAVAATLLPPACRTP, from the coding sequence ATGCTGTTTGCCCGCTTTTTTACCACCCTGCTTTTCGCTACCAGTGCTAGCGTGGCCGCAGCGCAACCGTCTGGCTGCGAACCGTTTGCCGTGCAACCGGACTTTACCCGCGTGTGGCAAGCCTGCCAGGAACTGGTCGCGGTGTTGCCGCAGCAGCAGCTGCCGCCACGGCTGGACTGCGCCGTTTTGCAGGGCGAGGCGGCGACACGCTGCATGGCATTTCGCCACGCTACCGAGACACTGATGCAGCAGCCAGCCTACGCGGCTGCTTATGCCCACTACCGAAACAAGGCTGCGGTGCTGGCAGCCTGGGTGGAGACCCTGCCCTTGCGCATGGCGCTGGCGAGCTATCATGCCGAGCATGGCCACCTGCCTGCTGCGCTGGCCGGGCTGGGCCAGCCGCAGGCCGCGTGGCAGCACGCAAGTGCAGTGGCACTGCTGCCAAATGGTGAAATCGTGGTGAGCCTGCCAGCTACGGTAGTAGCGGGGGGCGAGCTACGCTTGCTACCCCAGCAGGATGATGTCGGCTTGCTGACCTACCGCTGCCAGGGCCGGGCCGTAGCGGCCACTCTGCTCCCCCCGGCCTGCCGTACGCCATAA
- a CDS encoding histone deacetylase family protein produces the protein MLTVYSPDHQLHHASELKDGKVSPCFEMPQRAEIVLARSLQVGLGDIVPPQAFGPQHYARVHSARYVRFLQQAWAEWQALGHSHDALPLVWPVRDLRSDIEPEYIDGKLGFYAMDAGVAITAGTWQAVSSSANLALTGASLLHGGQRSAFALCRPPGHHAAAEYMGGYCYLNNAAIAAQWSLDNGSRRVAVLDVDFHHGNGTQSIFYERSDVLFVSLHGDPRRSYPYFSGHRDETGRGAGLGFNLNYPLPHGTAWDGYDEALQHACGQLRQYRPDLLVVSLGVDTYEGDPISHFRLGTGDFSRIGAAIAAVGVPTLFVMEGGYMVDEIGINAVNVLQGFEQQA, from the coding sequence ATGCTGACCGTCTACAGCCCCGACCACCAACTGCACCACGCCAGCGAACTGAAAGACGGCAAGGTGTCGCCGTGTTTTGAAATGCCGCAGCGTGCCGAAATCGTGCTGGCGCGCAGCCTGCAGGTAGGGCTGGGCGATATCGTGCCGCCGCAGGCTTTCGGGCCGCAACACTACGCCCGCGTGCACAGCGCGCGTTATGTGCGCTTTTTGCAGCAGGCTTGGGCCGAGTGGCAGGCGCTGGGCCACAGCCACGATGCGCTGCCACTGGTGTGGCCGGTGCGCGATTTGCGTAGCGATATCGAGCCGGAATATATCGACGGCAAGCTGGGCTTTTATGCCATGGACGCCGGCGTGGCCATTACCGCCGGCACATGGCAGGCCGTAAGCAGCAGCGCCAACCTGGCGCTAACGGGCGCCAGCCTGCTGCATGGCGGCCAACGCAGCGCCTTTGCCCTGTGCCGCCCGCCCGGCCACCACGCCGCCGCCGAGTATATGGGCGGTTATTGCTACCTGAACAACGCCGCCATTGCCGCGCAGTGGAGCCTGGACAACGGCAGCCGGCGCGTGGCGGTGCTGGATGTGGATTTTCACCACGGCAACGGCACGCAGAGCATCTTTTACGAGCGTAGCGACGTGCTGTTTGTGTCGCTGCACGGCGACCCGCGCCGCTCCTACCCGTATTTTTCCGGCCACCGCGACGAAACCGGCCGTGGCGCCGGCTTGGGCTTTAACCTGAACTACCCGCTGCCACACGGCACGGCGTGGGATGGCTACGACGAGGCGCTGCAACACGCTTGCGGCCAACTGCGCCAATACCGGCCCGACCTGCTGGTGGTGTCGCTGGGGGTGGATACCTACGAAGGCGACCCGATCAGCCACTTCCGCCTGGGTACGGGCGATTTCAGCCGCATCGGCGCCGCCATTGCCGCCGTGGGCGTGCCGACGCTGTTTGTGATGGAAGGCGGCTATATGGTGGACGAAATCGGCATCAACGCCGTGAACGTGCTGCAGGGCTTTGAGCAGCAAGCCTGA
- a CDS encoding cache domain-containing protein, producing the protein MKGKILLALAVLSFHATSFSNETYATAKEAEAMVAKAIAAIKSDRDKAFAEITGKNEKWIEGDLYPVVYDLQGKVLAHGQNAKQVGKDLIDLKDPDGKLFVKERVDLANSKGKFWQDYKFTDPITKKILPKQMYCEKLNSMVVCAGIYKR; encoded by the coding sequence ATGAAGGGGAAAATCCTGCTCGCTCTTGCGGTCTTGTCTTTTCACGCAACGTCATTTTCCAACGAAACTTACGCCACGGCCAAAGAGGCAGAAGCAATGGTGGCAAAAGCGATTGCCGCCATCAAGAGTGATAGAGACAAAGCTTTTGCCGAAATTACGGGTAAAAACGAAAAATGGATAGAAGGTGATTTATACCCGGTAGTATATGACTTGCAGGGCAAGGTACTGGCGCATGGGCAAAATGCCAAGCAAGTGGGAAAAGACCTGATTGATCTGAAAGATCCGGATGGCAAACTTTTTGTAAAAGAGCGTGTTGACCTGGCAAACAGCAAAGGCAAATTCTGGCAAGATTACAAATTTACAGACCCCATCACCAAAAAAATACTGCCCAAACAGATGTACTGCGAAAAGTTGAATTCGATGGTCGTGTGTGCTGGCATTTATAAGCGCTAA
- a CDS encoding efflux RND transporter periplasmic adaptor subunit: MPLTFTLRPPLLLTLSILGLTACNEAPHPPSQTAPRPALVVHAGGSAQQGPAYIAEVRAVSRAELAFAVSGRVASLHADVGDPVRAGQLLAELDTAPLRAQWQAASSDEAAARVRWQEVKQRHARTQAAQQGQAISAGEMDAIKAELDAATAALGAASAQRSQADWALAQASLRAPVDGVVGSRQLAVGQSAGPGASVFAIEGSGRELSLWLPAHIKLATGQRVALQHQGRQYGGSVLRVAATLGAGGQRQIFISAPAHAQAGDTWQVMLGHGAGNGISIPLRALLPGHNTQQGHVLRLAADGQTVQKVAVVAGEVQDDRIRIVSGLKAGDSVVVAGAAAIVPGTRVTPVLQRDGGNHE; the protein is encoded by the coding sequence GTGCCCCTTACTTTCACCCTGCGCCCGCCCTTGCTGCTGACGCTATCGATACTGGGACTGACTGCCTGCAATGAAGCACCGCACCCGCCCAGCCAAACCGCCCCCCGCCCTGCCCTGGTCGTACACGCCGGGGGCAGCGCCCAGCAAGGGCCGGCCTACATTGCCGAAGTGCGCGCCGTATCGCGCGCCGAGCTGGCCTTTGCCGTGTCCGGCCGCGTGGCCAGCCTGCATGCCGACGTGGGCGACCCGGTCCGTGCCGGCCAACTGCTGGCCGAACTGGACACCGCCCCGCTGCGTGCACAATGGCAGGCCGCCAGCAGTGATGAAGCCGCCGCACGCGTGCGCTGGCAAGAGGTGAAGCAGCGCCACGCGCGTACCCAGGCGGCCCAGCAGGGCCAGGCCATCAGTGCCGGCGAGATGGATGCCATCAAGGCCGAGCTGGATGCGGCCACCGCTGCACTGGGCGCTGCCAGCGCACAACGCAGCCAGGCAGACTGGGCGCTGGCCCAGGCCAGCCTGCGCGCACCGGTAGACGGTGTAGTGGGCAGCCGCCAGCTGGCTGTGGGGCAGAGTGCCGGCCCAGGTGCCAGCGTATTTGCCATAGAAGGCAGCGGCCGCGAGTTGTCCCTGTGGCTGCCGGCGCATATCAAACTGGCCACCGGCCAGCGCGTAGCGCTGCAGCACCAGGGCCGCCAGTACGGCGGCAGCGTACTGCGGGTGGCCGCCACGCTGGGGGCTGGCGGTCAGCGCCAGATATTTATTAGTGCACCGGCACACGCGCAGGCGGGTGATACCTGGCAAGTCATGCTGGGCCACGGTGCCGGTAACGGTATCAGCATTCCACTGCGCGCCCTGCTGCCCGGGCATAACACGCAACAAGGGCATGTGCTGCGCCTGGCCGCCGATGGCCAGACAGTGCAAAAAGTGGCCGTGGTGGCCGGCGAGGTGCAAGACGACCGCATCCGCATTGTCAGCGGCCTGAAAGCCGGCGATTCGGTAGTGGTGGCTGGCGCCGCCGCCATAGTGCCGGGCACCCGCGTAACACCGGTACTGCAGCGTGACGGGGGTAACCATGAGTAA
- a CDS encoding ribonucleotide-diphosphate reductase subunit beta: MSLSFDDTPVTATPAAAAAGRVNAVDKRVINGKTDVNQLVPFKHKWAWEKYLAQCANHWMPQEVNMQRDIEQWKTGQLSEDEMRIVKRNLGFFVTADSLAANNIVLGTYRQITSPECRQFLLRQAFDEAIHTHAYQYIVESLGLDEGEVFNAYNEIKSIRDKDEFLLPFINVLCNPEFKTGTLETDQTLLKSLIVFACIMEGLFFYVGFVQILALGRQNKMTGAAEQYQYILRDESMHCNFGIDLINTIKLEQPEIWTDSFKAEITELFKHAVELEYAYAEDTMPRGVLGLNASMFKEYLRFIANRRMQQIGLDQLFPGVNNPFPWMSEMIDLKKEKNFFETRVTEYQTGGALSWD, translated from the coding sequence ATGAGCCTGTCCTTCGACGACACCCCTGTTACCGCCACCCCGGCAGCCGCCGCAGCCGGCCGTGTAAACGCCGTAGACAAACGCGTGATCAACGGCAAAACCGACGTGAACCAGCTGGTACCGTTCAAGCACAAATGGGCGTGGGAAAAATACCTGGCCCAGTGCGCCAACCACTGGATGCCGCAAGAAGTAAACATGCAGCGCGACATCGAACAGTGGAAAACCGGCCAGCTGTCCGAAGACGAAATGCGCATCGTCAAGCGCAACCTGGGCTTCTTTGTAACCGCCGACAGCCTGGCCGCCAACAACATCGTACTGGGCACCTACCGCCAGATCACCAGCCCGGAATGCCGCCAGTTCCTGCTGCGCCAGGCCTTTGACGAAGCCATCCACACCCACGCCTACCAGTACATCGTGGAAAGCCTGGGCCTGGACGAAGGCGAAGTATTCAACGCCTACAACGAAATCAAATCCATCCGCGACAAAGACGAATTCCTGCTGCCGTTCATCAACGTGCTGTGCAACCCGGAATTCAAGACCGGCACCCTGGAAACCGACCAGACCCTGCTGAAATCGCTGATCGTGTTTGCCTGCATCATGGAAGGCCTGTTCTTCTACGTCGGCTTCGTGCAAATCCTGGCGCTGGGCCGCCAGAACAAGATGACCGGCGCCGCCGAGCAGTACCAGTACATCCTGCGCGACGAGTCCATGCACTGCAACTTCGGCATCGACCTGATCAACACCATCAAGCTGGAACAGCCGGAAATCTGGACCGACAGCTTCAAGGCCGAGATCACCGAGCTGTTCAAGCACGCCGTAGAGCTGGAATACGCCTACGCCGAAGACACCATGCCACGCGGCGTACTGGGCCTGAACGCCAGCATGTTCAAGGAATACCTGCGCTTCATCGCCAACCGCCGCATGCAGCAAATCGGCCTGGACCAGCTGTTCCCCGGCGTGAACAACCCGTTCCCGTGGATGAGCGAAATGATCGACCTGAAGAAAGAGAAAAACTTCTTCGAGACACGTGTCACCGAATACCAGACTGGCGGCGCGCTGAGCTGGGATTAA
- a CDS encoding Lrp/AsnC family transcriptional regulator, with protein sequence MKKENPTAALDDTDLAILRHVQQDGALSTPQLAERLALSVTPCWRRLKRLQDDGYIRGYQANLDRRRLGLDVFAYVSLSFASVGNPQPAAFEALVRDHAQVLTCHKVTGNADYMLLVVASNLDHYSQFVEWLRAIPGIHTIHSNLALKEVKADYRLPL encoded by the coding sequence ATGAAAAAAGAAAACCCCACCGCAGCGCTGGACGATACCGACCTGGCCATATTGCGGCATGTACAGCAAGACGGCGCACTGTCTACCCCGCAGCTGGCCGAGCGCCTGGCGCTAAGCGTGACACCGTGCTGGCGCCGCCTCAAACGGCTGCAGGACGACGGCTATATCCGCGGCTACCAGGCCAACCTGGACCGCCGCCGCCTGGGCCTGGACGTGTTTGCCTACGTCAGCCTGAGCTTTGCCAGCGTAGGCAACCCGCAGCCCGCCGCATTCGAAGCCCTGGTACGCGACCACGCCCAGGTGCTGACATGCCACAAAGTCACCGGCAACGCCGACTACATGCTGCTGGTAGTGGCCAGCAACCTGGACCACTACAGCCAGTTTGTAGAGTGGCTGCGCGCCATCCCCGGTATACACACCATTCACTCCAACCTGGCGCTGAAAGAAGTGAAAGCAGACTACCGCCTGCCGTTGTGA
- a CDS encoding TolC family protein: MFASIPTPTRHAVLLALALLTGCAAVAPPSHIPASQQQLAANPSPAAQSAGIARGQLATDWWQVLADPQLNTLLQQAMQHNHQRQAALATVRAARHAADATRREALPQGSLSAQAQRQQLSSIEVDPYRQGQPRPPVQQLGIVQQSVSWELDLFGRAGTAAAIAERQADLQAADLRAATLLLQADVVRQYTRWQQAGLNRSLLLDELDTLQQRHAQLQRRQQAGLADPRDVLAAAATSQQIQAELAVNDANAAAAAAALAVLCGRTPLGTVQGEQAPRLPAVPADTAIIYPDDLLARRPDIARADAQLRISLGEAVLADRAYLPRLSLNLAAGVMGPFGQLGNADALRYALGPAFSWDWLDAGRRAARQAGANQQRQAAWHLYEQTVLTALQESEASLRQWQASRSQLASAEAATRLAAQSAAYSHTRSQTGLEPQHLALSQHATALQAQRSELAARAAAIEAYVQVQLTLGAWQAAPGSEG, translated from the coding sequence ATGTTTGCTTCTATCCCTACCCCTACCCGCCACGCCGTGCTGCTGGCGCTGGCCCTGCTCACCGGCTGCGCAGCCGTGGCACCACCCAGCCACATACCGGCCAGCCAGCAACAGCTGGCGGCCAACCCCAGCCCGGCCGCCCAGTCCGCCGGTATCGCACGCGGCCAACTGGCCACCGACTGGTGGCAGGTGCTGGCCGACCCGCAGCTGAACACCCTGCTGCAGCAAGCCATGCAACACAACCACCAGCGCCAGGCGGCACTGGCCACGGTACGCGCCGCGCGCCATGCCGCCGATGCCACCCGTCGCGAAGCCTTGCCGCAAGGCAGCCTGAGCGCGCAGGCACAACGCCAGCAGCTGTCCAGCATCGAGGTTGACCCGTATCGCCAGGGCCAGCCCCGGCCGCCGGTGCAACAGCTGGGCATCGTGCAACAAAGCGTCAGTTGGGAGCTGGACCTGTTCGGCCGCGCCGGTACCGCTGCCGCCATCGCCGAGCGCCAGGCCGACCTGCAAGCTGCAGACTTGCGTGCCGCCACCCTGCTGCTGCAGGCCGACGTGGTGCGCCAATACACGCGCTGGCAGCAAGCCGGCTTGAACCGCAGCCTGCTGCTGGACGAGCTGGATACCCTGCAACAGCGACACGCCCAGCTGCAGCGCCGCCAGCAAGCCGGCCTGGCCGACCCCCGCGATGTTCTGGCCGCTGCCGCCACCAGCCAGCAAATACAGGCCGAACTGGCTGTTAATGATGCCAACGCCGCGGCGGCGGCGGCCGCGCTGGCGGTATTGTGTGGCCGTACACCACTAGGCACGGTGCAGGGCGAACAGGCGCCGCGGCTACCCGCAGTGCCGGCCGACACGGCCATCATCTACCCGGACGACTTGCTGGCGCGCCGCCCGGATATCGCCCGCGCCGACGCCCAGTTACGCATCAGCCTGGGCGAAGCGGTACTGGCCGACCGCGCCTACCTGCCGCGCCTCAGCCTCAACCTGGCCGCCGGGGTGATGGGACCGTTCGGCCAGCTGGGCAACGCCGACGCGCTGCGTTATGCGCTGGGTCCCGCATTCAGCTGGGACTGGCTGGACGCGGGGCGGCGCGCCGCACGCCAGGCCGGCGCCAACCAGCAACGCCAGGCGGCGTGGCATCTATACGAGCAAACGGTGCTGACCGCGCTGCAAGAAAGCGAAGCCAGCCTGCGGCAGTGGCAAGCCAGTCGCAGCCAGCTAGCCAGCGCCGAGGCTGCCACCCGGCTGGCCGCACAATCGGCAGCCTACAGCCACACCCGCAGCCAGACCGGGCTGGAGCCGCAGCACCTGGCACTAAGCCAGCACGCCACAGCCCTGCAGGCCCAGCGCAGCGAGTTGGCCGCGCGCGCAGCCGCTATCGAAGCTTACGTACAAGTACAGCTCACGCTCGGTGCCTGGCAGGCGGCACCGGGCAGCGAGGGTTAA
- a CDS encoding efflux RND transporter permease subunit, translating to MSNLAAAALARPRFTLLAVLAIVLAGLWLVLDFPSTEEPPVTIRTATVLSYVPGANTERMEQLLARPTEESILGLPEVKRVKTTVRPGLAFTYVELHPSVSADKLPGVWQRLRNRMNDLRPQLPEGSVGPMVDDEFGRVAVLTLGLSGQGYSAGELRHQARQLRDQLLRVPGVERVTLHGIRDEEVQVLLDIPALAARGLSPAVVTDAIARRNIVAPAGFVDIGGSELALNVSGDAANPVELGHTVIALPSGGSVLLNQVARVVRHTQDPPLSGAFVDGAPAAVVAVSMENGLNVVSFAATLRHEVTQLEASLPAGMKLSPITDQAQIVTKQLKQVGQVFLETTLIVMGVVVLFLGWRTGLIVGAIVPTTVLGTLAIMKLIGIDLHIISIGAIIIALGLFVDNAIVVAEDMERRLALGQSRTEAAAEAGRSMFVPLLVSSLAIILTFMPLVLSSTETGEYLRSMGIVMAIALLLSLLLAVTFTPLLCQRFAHHHAELSRTAQAVEAITGWYRGKVRWILGHKTVYIGSMLLLLAGAGWLFAHVPSELMPASERRQLQMAIELSPDSSTRHTLALSAQISQALADRKAFPELASHALYMGDGGPRFILALNPPTPAGHRAYAVLTLADGVRHADAVNALHHKLAARFPDVRFEPKRFSMGSSDAGVAQFRLSSSDGRSHLVAAEQLYAALQAIPGLQQLSSDAEHPILQLDVQVDQARAHAAGVSSRDIAQSLDTLLAGSVASHYREGDTLLPVVVRGDSTLRDSVARLQALPVQGSAQQRAVTLGQVASIRLASQPAVIQRVDQQRTVTLLARHPQLTAQGIADKVAATTAGLTANGKVSVTLGGEIEEGASANNAIVKLLPACVMVMFLLFVWQFDSVRKSLIVLASIPFVSIGAALALTLSGTTLTFVGTLGLLALAGIIVNNAVLLLDAIDEARRDGLPALQAIEDAAAKRLRPIVMTKMVCILGLLPLWLFGGAVWNSLAVVMMGGLALGTLITLGLIPALYASFYRVGQPTS from the coding sequence ATGAGTAATCTGGCAGCCGCCGCATTGGCGCGACCCCGCTTTACCTTGCTGGCCGTGCTGGCCATCGTGCTGGCTGGCCTGTGGCTGGTACTGGACTTTCCGTCTACCGAAGAGCCGCCGGTCACCATCCGCACCGCGACGGTGCTCAGCTACGTGCCGGGCGCAAATACCGAGCGCATGGAACAACTGCTTGCCCGCCCTACCGAAGAAAGCATTCTGGGCCTGCCGGAAGTCAAACGCGTCAAAACCACCGTCCGCCCCGGCCTGGCCTTTACCTATGTCGAGCTGCACCCCTCGGTAAGCGCCGACAAATTGCCCGGCGTCTGGCAGCGCTTGCGCAACCGTATGAACGACCTGCGCCCGCAGTTGCCGGAAGGCAGCGTCGGGCCGATGGTGGATGACGAATTCGGCCGCGTGGCGGTGCTGACGCTGGGCCTGAGCGGCCAGGGTTACTCCGCCGGCGAGCTGCGTCATCAGGCACGCCAGCTACGCGACCAGCTGTTGCGCGTGCCCGGTGTGGAACGCGTGACCTTGCACGGCATCCGTGACGAAGAAGTGCAAGTGCTGCTGGACATCCCGGCGCTGGCAGCGCGCGGCCTGTCGCCGGCCGTGGTCACCGACGCCATCGCGCGCCGCAATATCGTGGCACCGGCTGGCTTTGTGGATATTGGTGGCAGCGAGCTGGCGCTGAATGTCAGCGGTGATGCGGCCAACCCGGTCGAGCTGGGCCATACCGTGATTGCGCTACCCTCTGGCGGCAGCGTACTGCTGAACCAGGTGGCCCGCGTGGTACGCCACACGCAAGACCCGCCGCTAAGCGGCGCTTTTGTCGATGGCGCACCGGCCGCTGTGGTGGCGGTATCGATGGAAAACGGGCTCAACGTGGTGAGCTTTGCCGCCACGCTGCGCCACGAAGTGACCCAGCTGGAAGCTAGCCTGCCCGCCGGCATGAAGCTGTCGCCGATTACCGACCAGGCGCAAATCGTGACCAAGCAGCTGAAGCAGGTAGGCCAGGTATTCCTGGAAACCACGCTGATCGTGATGGGCGTGGTGGTGCTGTTTCTGGGCTGGCGCACCGGCCTGATCGTGGGCGCTATCGTGCCCACCACGGTGCTGGGCACACTGGCCATCATGAAGCTGATCGGCATCGACCTGCACATCATCTCGATTGGCGCCATCATCATTGCGCTGGGCCTGTTCGTGGATAACGCCATCGTGGTGGCCGAAGACATGGAACGCCGGCTGGCGCTGGGCCAGAGCCGTACCGAGGCGGCTGCCGAAGCGGGCCGCAGCATGTTTGTGCCGCTGTTGGTGTCGTCGCTGGCCATTATCCTTACCTTCATGCCGCTGGTGCTGTCCAGCACCGAAACCGGCGAATACCTGCGCAGCATGGGTATCGTCATGGCCATCGCGCTGCTGCTGTCGCTGCTGCTGGCCGTTACCTTCACCCCGCTGCTATGCCAGCGCTTTGCCCACCACCACGCCGAGCTCAGCCGCACCGCGCAGGCGGTGGAAGCCATTACCGGCTGGTACCGTGGCAAAGTGCGCTGGATTCTGGGCCACAAGACGGTGTACATCGGCAGCATGTTGTTGCTGCTGGCCGGTGCCGGCTGGCTGTTTGCCCACGTGCCGTCCGAGCTGATGCCGGCGTCCGAGCGCCGTCAGCTGCAAATGGCCATCGAGCTATCACCGGATAGCAGCACCCGCCACACCCTGGCGCTCAGTGCGCAGATCAGCCAGGCGCTGGCCGACCGCAAGGCCTTCCCGGAGCTGGCCAGCCACGCGCTGTACATGGGTGATGGCGGGCCGCGTTTCATCCTGGCGCTGAACCCGCCTACCCCGGCCGGCCACCGTGCCTACGCTGTGCTGACGCTGGCCGACGGCGTACGTCACGCCGATGCCGTCAATGCGCTGCACCACAAGTTGGCCGCACGCTTCCCGGATGTACGCTTCGAGCCCAAACGCTTCTCGATGGGTTCGTCGGATGCGGGCGTAGCGCAATTCCGCCTCAGCAGTAGCGACGGGCGCAGCCATCTGGTCGCCGCAGAGCAGCTGTACGCCGCCTTGCAGGCTATTCCCGGCCTGCAGCAACTCAGTAGCGATGCCGAGCACCCCATCCTGCAGCTGGACGTGCAAGTAGACCAAGCCCGTGCCCACGCCGCCGGCGTGAGCAGCCGCGACATTGCGCAAAGCCTGGACACCCTGCTGGCCGGCAGTGTGGCCAGCCATTACCGCGAAGGCGATACCCTGCTGCCAGTGGTCGTCCGCGGTGACAGCACGCTGCGCGACAGCGTAGCCCGCCTGCAGGCACTGCCGGTACAAGGCAGCGCCCAGCAACGTGCAGTCACGCTGGGCCAGGTCGCCAGCATCCGCCTGGCAAGCCAGCCTGCCGTCATCCAGCGGGTAGACCAGCAACGCACCGTTACCCTGCTGGCACGCCACCCGCAACTGACTGCGCAAGGCATTGCCGACAAGGTGGCGGCCACTACAGCAGGCCTGACGGCCAACGGCAAAGTCAGCGTGACGCTGGGGGGTGAAATCGAAGAAGGCGCCAGCGCCAATAACGCCATCGTCAAACTGCTGCCAGCGTGCGTGATGGTGATGTTCCTGCTGTTCGTGTGGCAATTCGACAGCGTGCGCAAGAGCCTGATCGTGCTGGCCAGCATCCCCTTTGTGTCCATCGGGGCGGCACTGGCGCTAACCCTCAGCGGCACCACGCTGACCTTTGTCGGCACCCTGGGCCTGCTGGCGCTAGCCGGCATCATCGTGAACAACGCGGTGCTACTGCTGGACGCCATCGACGAAGCGCGCCGCGACGGCCTGCCAGCGCTGCAAGCCATCGAGGACGCCGCCGCCAAACGCCTGCGCCCCATCGTGATGACCAAGATGGTGTGCATCCTGGGCTTGCTGCCGCTGTGGCTGTTTGGCGGTGCGGTGTGGAACAGCCTGGCCGTGGTGATGATGGGCGGCCTTGCGCTGGGCACGCTGATCACGCTGGGCCTGATTCCGGCCCTGTACGCCAGTTTCTATCGTGTCGGCCAGCCGACCAGCTAA
- a CDS encoding AraC family transcriptional regulator — protein MTPHHHADAGVADVTNTANIIPTIARSLLGLVEDRGHSPERLCQGLGIRYEDLLAYQLRLSHRQVRALILRAQQLLNEPALGLAAGARETPVSWGVAGLVMLTCETMGEAMRYVLAHQQEAGTMVQLQVSEHGNEMRLQLVSHRYDWEIENYLIDETLAGAVAVARYLLGPDFRPLRIDLARAQPPHHAQYRRYFACPVRFGAGSNLMVFEAHWLGARLPGYDRIASQALRRQLDALLQPVPGRHQLIETVSNHIRYASVQGDDQQAVASMVNVSARSLRRRLEQQGTSYRHLRDSTRYQAACELLDNTTLSLAVIAEQLGYADARSFRRAFKRWSGMLPSDYRQRPREG, from the coding sequence ATGACCCCCCATCATCATGCTGACGCTGGCGTCGCCGATGTAACAAATACGGCCAACATCATCCCCACCATTGCCCGCTCGTTACTGGGGCTGGTGGAAGATCGGGGCCATAGCCCAGAGCGCCTGTGCCAGGGCCTGGGCATCCGTTATGAAGATCTGCTGGCGTATCAGTTACGGCTGTCCCACAGGCAGGTGCGTGCCCTGATTCTGCGTGCGCAGCAGTTGCTGAACGAGCCGGCGCTGGGCCTGGCCGCCGGCGCCCGCGAAACGCCGGTGAGCTGGGGCGTGGCCGGCCTGGTCATGCTCACCTGCGAGACCATGGGCGAAGCCATGCGTTATGTGCTGGCGCACCAGCAGGAGGCGGGCACCATGGTGCAGCTACAGGTAAGCGAGCACGGCAACGAAATGCGCTTGCAACTGGTGAGCCACCGCTACGATTGGGAAATAGAAAACTACCTGATCGATGAAACCCTGGCCGGCGCCGTGGCGGTGGCGCGCTATCTGCTAGGGCCGGACTTTCGGCCACTGCGTATCGACCTGGCGCGGGCCCAGCCACCACACCATGCCCAGTACCGCCGCTACTTTGCGTGCCCGGTACGCTTTGGCGCCGGCAGCAACCTGATGGTGTTCGAGGCCCACTGGCTGGGTGCCCGTTTACCGGGGTACGACCGCATCGCCAGCCAGGCATTGCGCCGGCAACTGGACGCGCTGCTGCAGCCGGTGCCGGGGCGCCACCAGCTGATCGAAACCGTCAGCAACCATATCCGTTACGCCAGCGTGCAGGGTGATGACCAGCAGGCGGTGGCCAGTATGGTCAATGTCAGCGCGCGCTCGCTGCGCCGTCGGCTGGAGCAACAGGGCACCAGCTATCGCCACCTGCGCGACAGTACCCGTTACCAGGCCGCGTGCGAGCTGCTGGACAACACCACGCTGAGCCTGGCGGTGATTGCCGAACAGCTGGGCTATGCCGACGCCCGTTCGTTTCGCCGCGCGTTCAAGCGCTGGTCTGGCATGCTACCCAGCGATTACCGCCAGCGCCCGCGCGAGGGCTAG